One genomic window of Solanum stenotomum isolate F172 chromosome 9, ASM1918654v1, whole genome shotgun sequence includes the following:
- the LOC125877382 gene encoding uncharacterized protein LOC125877382 — protein MSNLSKLEFVALDISGNNYLSWVLDAEIHLDAKGLGATITNGNTTSSQDKAKAMIFLRHHLDEGLKVEYLTVKDPLELWTGLKERYDHLKATVLPRARYEWIHLRLQDFKTICEYNSAVYKITSQLKLCGEDIKDEDMLEKTLTTFHASNLVLQQQYRERGFKKYSELISCLLVAEQHNTLLLKNHEACPTGTAPLPEANEVEAHGQSERRQNKNQGQNNVRGRGNGRGRYNNRRGGGRHKRENNMGSQSNPSRGNCHRCGLKGHWKNECRAAEHFVRLYQDSLKRKGNKNGASSSNARVESHLTYKNDAEAGPSQKYDDNIEANLALKDDDFGDLDDITHLEVEDFFGDQN, from the coding sequence ATGTCGAACTTATCAAAGCTTGAGTTCGTGGCACTTGACATTTCTGGAAATAATTACTTGTCATGGGTACTCGACGCTGAAATTCACCTTGACGCTAAAGGTCTTGGTGCCACTATTACCAATGGTAATACAACGTCGAGTCAGGACAAAGCAAAGGCAATGATTTTCCTTCGTCATCATCTGGATGAAGGATTGAAGGTTGAATACCTTACGGTGAAAGATCCACTTGAATTGTGGACTGGTTTGAAGGAAAGGTATGACCACCTTAAGGCAACGGTATTGCCAAGGGCTCGTTATGAATGGATTCACTTGCGGTTACaagattttaaaactatatgTGAATATAATTCTGCTGTATACAAAATTACTTCCCAATTAAAATTATGTGGGGAAGATATAAAAGATGAGGACATGTTGGAAAAGACTCTCACAACTTTTCATGCCTCAAATTTGGTATTACAGCAGCAATATCGTGAAAGGGGATTCAAAAAGTATTCTGAGTTGATCTCATGCCTTCTTGTGGCTGAGCAACATAATactcttttattgaaaaatcATGAGGCCTGTCCCACGGGAACTGCTCCGTTACCGGAAGCAAATGAGGTTGAAGCACATGGCCAGTCTGaaagaagacaaaataaaaatcaaggcCAAAATAATGTGCGTGGACGTGGCAATGGCAGAGGACGATATAATAATCGTCGTGGTGGTGGTCGCCACAAAAGGGAGAACAATATGGGTTCTCAAAGCAATCCTTCAAGAGGCAATTGTCATCGTTGTGGCTTGAAAGGGCATTGGAAGAATGAATGCCGAGCAGCTGAGCATTTTGTTAGGCTTTATCAAGATTccttgaaaagaaaaggaaataaaaatggtGCATCTTCTTCTAATGCTAGGGTGGAGTCACACTTGACTTATAAAAATGATGCCGAGGCAGGGCCttcacaaaaatatgatgaCAATATTGAAGCAAATTTGGCTTTAAAAGATGATGATTTTGGTGACCTTGATGATATTACTCATTTGGAAGTTGAAGACTTCTTTGGAGATCAAAATTAA